TTGCAAAGTGCAAACTCCATAACTATTGACTATTGTGCTGTGCCttcttataaaaaataaaaaaaaactagtaaGTTACTGTTTGGCCAAAAAAAACTATTCtattagggcatccgcagtggtgcggatgtcccgacggaattccccgcggaattaccaaaaacacctcctgccacgtcatacggacttctcattgtactgccacgtcatacggacttcccactgcacagtggcggaattcccccgcagaattcccgacggaattcccacattaaaaaaatcacaacttcacaaattaaacaagttccgaaagtaaacaatttacgtaattaaaatttcaacgaaaataagaaaaaaattctattaaaataagaaaagtacatttcaccaaataaaaaatacatttcaataattaaaaactacatcaacgacgacccctacgctgccacacttcttcaataatatcgttctggagtcgaacgtGGGCtttttttggcgcatgtcggcaaatgcacggactcgacgcaataaaaaaaacgaaataaagcagaattccgcgcggaattccgcgggaaTCGACGCAATGGCGGAAGTCCCTGCGGAATTCCGCTTAACGCCGCGGACTTGCGACGTCCTCAGCCCAATTCCGTATCTGTGGCGGGCACGCCTAATGGCAGACGTCCGTGAGAATTCCGcgcggaagtccgccattgcggatgctcttaatcaTGAAAATCATTAATCTATGCTATTTCAACTACATATCATGTAAACATTCTCAAAATTTGTGGAAGCATTATGTAAATTTTGCAAATAGGAAATCTTAGCAAGTATCGATATAGGcttatagtagtaattaaagGGCAGTCGCAACCACTTACAACATTTGGCAAGGCCAGAGGCGTAGGCATGGGCACGGATCGTACATTGCGTGGGAGTGAGGATTGTGCCACATGCGCGGACTGGTCCAAGCAACATGGAATCGACCAATCTGTGGTATAGGCCTAGCCCGGATTTGTGGCCTGCGTTGTGAGTGCCTTAAGTTGTTCTAGCTCTTCCCGCCCGAGGAAGCCTTGTAGTAGCTTCTAGAAAGTGGTGTCTTACCTTGTTGAGAGAAATCACAACCTCTTTCATGTTACTTCTCTCACTTGGTGACATGGCAAGACACCCCAAGGCCACCTCAAAAATGGACAAGATGCATTGCACCTTTGCACCTAAATGTTCATCTTCTCTAGATAACAAACCAGTCGCCGCCACCGCTTCAATCTCTGCATTTTCTTCCATTGCCTTACTTACCCACTCTTTCAACCTCATTTCCTCGTTGAACATATCATCTGTCGGCTTCTTCCTCGTAAACATCTCCAGTACCAGAATGCCATAGCTGTACACATCCCCCTTCGTCGACACTTTCCCCTCTGATCCATATTCTGTTGCACGTTCGTCACAGAGTCAAACAAAATGTTACTCCTAAAAGACTGAACTACAACAaagattttttttgtagttcactcaatGTTAAAACctaaatatttgaaaataatatcACCACCTGGTGCCATATATCCAACCGTAGCCAACGTGACCGTGTGCCTCACAGCTTCTCCTTGTTCGAAAAGCTTAGAAATTCCAAAATCAGATACACGAGCCGTCATATCTTGGTCTAGCATGACATTGCTCGGCTTCAGATCACAGTGAACAACAGGGTTCAAACCGCCATGGTGAAGATACTCAAGCGCGACCGCAACATCAATTGCTATATTCAATCTCTGCTGCAAATCCAAGCAGTAGTTATGCGAATACAACCATTTCTCCAAACTCCCATTAGGCATAAATTCAAGAACCAGCCCCTTAAAATCTACGTTGCTGCAGCAGCTAACGACACGAACCAGATTCCTGTGACGGACACTGCTCAgtatctcacattccacttcaAAACTGCTGAAGCTCTTCTCCAACTCTTCATTGAAAACCTTAACTGCCACGGTTAGGCCATCAGGAGGAAGAATCCCTTTGAACACCGACCCGAAGCTTCCTCTCCCCAGCAGATTAACCTGACTGAAGCCGTCTGTCGCCTCCAGAAGCTCCCGGTATGATACTCTTCTCCAAGCCAAAACTACTGACATCTCATGATTATGTTCATTCACTCTGTTTCCCCGCCGCCTCAACACAAACCAGATAGCGACAGCCGCTGCTGCAAACACCACAGCCACCAAAACATATTTGATCTGTTTACCACGTCGGACTCCTCTGCATGGAGGCACTTCAAATCGAGACACGCCGCAGAGTGCGGAGTTCTGCATGAATGATGATGCTGACATGTTAGAAAAGCAACCTCCCGTCGGAATCTCCCCTTCCAGTCTGTTACGCGATACATCAAACTGTTTCAGATATCTGAGTGTCTCTAGTGAACTCGGGATCGATCCTGACAGATTATTATTCGAAAGGTTTAGAGACAGCAAGCCTCGTAGATTCTGAAGCGACGGAGGAATGCTTCCTTGAAGGTTGTTGTGAGCCAGGGACAGAGTCTCTAAAGACTCTGCCTCTCCGAGCGAGCTTGGGATATCGCCTGAGAATTGATTCGAGGAAAGATCGAGATCTACGAGGACTTTAATGTTCTGTATCTCCGGTGGTATCTGTCCGGTTAGCATGTTGTTCGAGAAGTTCAAACTCCAGAGATCAATGAGTTTCCACAAATTTGGCAATGAACGAATGAATCTGTTGGAATCTAAGAAGATTCTTCGAAGCGACGTCATCTCCCCCAAGCATGAAGGTACTTCACCACTAAGCATGTTGTTGCTCAAGTACAAGTCTCCCAATCTAGTCATATGGCAAAGATGAGATGGTATCCTCCCTTCCAATTTGTTTATTTCAAGATATAATGCTTCTAGATTCTGTAATTTCCCTATTTCTATTGGTAGATACCCTCTTAACTCATTACTATCCAACTCTATTGCTGTTAGGCTGCTAAGGTTTCCGAATCCAGGTGGGATCGAGCCCTTGATGCCGCAACCAGATGCTCTGAAGTACTGCAGGGAGGCAGATAGATTCCCGACTGAACGTGGGATGATTCCGTTGAGTTTGTTCAATGAGAAGTCTAGCCTCCCCAGATACTGGCAGTTCTGGAGAGACGAGACGAAACTGAGGTCCTGACCCGGAGATTCCCCTGTTAGATGGTTTCCTGCCAATATGAGTGTATTGAGGAGGCGAAGGTTGCCAAAATCGGGTACAACACCTGTGAAGGAATTGTTGCCTATCTCTATAAGAGATAGTTTAGAAGCATTTCCTATGTAGCTCGGGAACGGCCCAGTGAAGCCGTTGCTGTTTAGATACAACAACTCGAGATTAACCAAGGAAGATCCCATGGCTGGTGGGAGCTCTCCGCTCAGCTTATTGAACGCGAGGTTCAGCTCGACTAGTGTAGAGATATTGAAAATGGAAGGAGGGACGGAACCGTTGAATCCATTGTAGGACATTGTAAGCCTCTCGAGGTTAATGTGATAAAATAGTAGTACATTTAGGACAACATACCAGTCAACTTGTTCTCATTTAGAAAGAGAAACCTGAGCTGGCTCATGTTTCCAACTCTTTTAGGCATGGGGCCTGTGAGTAGGTTTTCCGAGAGCTGGAGAAGCCGAACCTTACGGCAGTCAAGTAGGCCGAACAAGCTTTCACCGGTGAGATTGTTACTATTAAGAAAAATCACCTCAAGATTAGGAAGATTAAGCGTTGGTGGAACTCTTCCTGAGAGGCTATTGTAACCAAGGTCTATCTCTTTGAGAGAAGACATGTTGAAGATGAATGAAGGAATCTCCCCAATGAGTGAGCTTTGTGCCATGCTCAATATTTCCAATCTTGATAGATTGCCTATCTCTGGTGGTATACCTCCTGCAACATACatacgtgttttaagaaatgtaatagatcATTATCAAAAATAGTAAAGCGAAATGAAAGATTTTATTGTGAATATCtatttttttggcaaaatgAGACGGTTTATCGCGGACGGGATGGTGATGGTGTACCTTGCAAGTTATTTGTCCCAAGATACAAGTTCTTCAGAAGGGTCAAACTAGCAATCCCCGCCGGTATGCTTCCATTGAATTGGTTACGCGAAAGGGATAAGCGCTGCAGCGATGTGCACTTGAAGAGTCTCGACGGGATCAAACCAAAAAGTTgattaagagagagaaaaaggccTTCCAGTCGGGGAAGATCATGTATCACAATCTTCCCCGACAGGTTGTTTGCTGAAAGGTCAAGCATTTCCAAAGATGACATGTTGAAAATGGTGGACGGTATTGATCCCGTCAGCTGGTTATACTTCAAGTCCAACGATTTGAAGCGGGAAAGGTTACCGATCTCTTTTGGAATATTGCCGGTGATCGCGTTGTAAGAAGCATCAAGTTTCTCGAGGTTCGAAAGGTTGAGCAGATTTGGAATGACACCGCCAAGACTGTTGTTCTGCAGGGTGGCTTCTTTTAGTTGCGTCAACGCGCCAAGCCATGGAGGTAAATCTCCGGTGAAGTTGTTGAAGTCGAGGTATATGTTTTGTAGGAGACCTAGGTTAGACAGTTCACGGGGCAGGTGGCCCGTGAATCTGTTGAGGCCGAGGTCCAAGGATCTCAGGAAAGAAAGGTTCCCAAGATGTGGAGCCACGGTGCCTCCTAGGCTCGCATTGTAGAGACTTAAGGCCGTGACTCGCCTTCTGGCGCCGCAGGAAACGCCATACCAGCTGCAGACAGAggcagaggcggaggcggaggcggaggcggaggcggaccAATTTCTTGTGATTTTGTCAAGAGGGTCTGAAGTGATTCTTGATTTGAAGGCAAGAAGAGCTTCTGCATCAGTTGACAAATTGGTTGATGCATTGGCTGAGAGtagaaataaatatgcataaaATTGTAGTAATATCACATCTGAATAAGTGAAGTGAATGAAAGTTGTTTCCATCATGATAGAATTTTTGCCTTCTTCaaagtttattttattcataatgaAGAAACTTGGCGCATAAGGTCTATAATATCATGATTTATATAATGTAGTCATTAAAAACGATGAAGAAATTTACTAGTATATGATTTATAAGATTTGAATTAATAGTTTGATTGCACCGGTAGCGGCTGAGTCTAGTAAATGCTGGTCCATTTATTATTCTTGGTGGGGAGCATCCATTCATTTTCAGTAAAATATTTGATCTTCTGGAGGGTCATTGCCATCTTATCATTATTCatcaaactttaattttttattacagTGGATTGTTTTATCAATTACTATGTTATACTGAGAATTTTTAACAGTCTTGTACTACATTGCCATAGCCATCattttatcataattaattactccatgTATTATCAAACCAAActctctttaattaatttcgcaCCCAAACGATAAACATAGGGGTCAATGTGATAAAATCCAAAATTGAGGGTCCAACTTACAAATATAACTCTCTGTTATCTTATCCTTCCTTCAAACACTTTCTGGCAAATCCTTCCTTCAAACACTTTCTGGCAAAAACAAAGCGCAACAAAACAACTCAAAAAGCTCAAATCTTCCACAATGGCGACGGTAACAGCTACGCTACGACCGGTAATGATGAGTGTGCCTGCGGCGAAGTCCCAACACGTTTCCAGAATTTCTCTGAAGAGTTCGAGATTGAGTTCAGACATTGGCTTCATTTCATCCCAGCTGAGCGGCATCAAAATTTCAACCACAGCCTTCGAAACTACCCCTTGCACAATTTCGGCACCTTTCAGGCCTTCTCTTCAGCCCGTTGCTAGTAATTTTTCTTCGATTCTCTTTCTGCGCGCTTTTGTGTTGTTAAATTTGATGTTCTAGTTATTCTATATCGCCTTTTTTGGATAGCTTAGGGCTTTAATGTGGAGAATTTTGTGAATTGTTCTgttttaaagtgaataaaggTACTGATTGGTCTGGTCTTGTTGCTGATTTTTCCTTTGAATTGTGTTTATGAATTTGAGAGAGGTTGATGTTCTAGTTCTTCTATTACGCCTTTTTTGGATAGCTTAGGGTTTTAATGTGAAGAATTTTGTGAATTATTCTGTTTTAATGTGATTGAAGGTACTGACTGGTCTGGTCTTGTAGTTGATTTTTCCTTTGAATTATGTTTATGAAAATGAGAGGTTCATTTGTAAAGCTTGCTCAAACGCTGATGACAACTGGAATTATCAGAAATGTTTTATCTGGATTAATAGGGGAAACTTATCCTTGTAAAACTAATTCATTAAATTTGCTATAGAATGATTTCATGTTGATCTCAGCTACCTGTTGTCATGTTTAGCTCATATCCATGTTTGTGTCAGCACGGTCGGGTATGAGTGATTAGAGTTGTCGGAATAAGTTAATCTCGAGTGGCTAAGACACATAGATGGTTGCAGCACCTAGCATTGCAATGAAACTAGAGGTATTTCTGTTCTTGGAAGTAGAACTTATCTATGGACTAGGATGGTCAGTTAGCTAGTGGTTTGTCATGGATACGTTTATCAGAACTGATGAACCGAAGCAGACGAACTGGAAGTATATGAAATGTTTTATCTGGCTTAAGAGGGGAAACTTATGCGTGTAAAAGTAATTCATTGAATTTGTTATGGAATGATTTCATGTTAATCAATTTGTTTGGGTTTGTATTACAGGGAGAATCTGTCCCTTCACCGGGAAAAAACCAAACAAGGCGAACAGGGTTTCCCACTCGAACCACAGGACCATAAGGAGGCAATTTGTGAATCTCCAGTATAAGAAGATTTGGTGGGAAGCCGGGAAGCGCTTTGTGAAGTTGCGATTGTCAATCAAAGCTATAAAGACCATCGAGAAGAATGGACTCGATGCAGTGGCTAAGAAGGCCGGAATTGATCTCAGCAAAATGTGATCTTAACAGAGGAAGAAGAGGTGACAGAAGTTTCTGATCTCTTTATGTTCCTAACTTCCTATTGTTTCATGTTATGTAGCTTCTCTCTTCGCCATATTTTGATACCATTTCCTTGCTGTAAAATCTTGCTTCGTTCCTCGAATTATCAGAGAGTGAACATAATATTgaagtagtactataattttggTGAACTGAAAAGATTTTGTTGGGTAaatttgaagataaatgatATGTTTGGTATGCTAGTGTCAATTTTGGTATATTgcttgataaattttccaaacTTAATTCtgaagaaaatataattatgattatattagagggattttaatttttaatctcTTTTATTTCAGAAATTCTCAGTTGACCATTGGACCCCATTGTCAATGGCGTAATGGATAATCTTTTAATGCCAGCAAAAATGCAAACCTAAATTGATAGCTCCTCTAACTCATTCCAATTTTAGAATCGACTGAATTGATTTTTCGAGTTTCAACTTGAAAGTTAACCTATATTTCTGATCTTTTGTTTATAAAAGGGACTAATAGAACAGTACAACTATAAATTAGTTCAGATTGTTACCACCAACTTTAAATGTGGTATAAAATAGTAGCTCTCGTCTCATTAAAGTctaaagatgactcactttcctttttagtttgttcgaaccaagatgacccattatTTAAAACAGAAACATCTTTATATCTACTTTATttcctctttcttattttactctctccactcaacacacaaaataaagttgtataaaatctcatgccgtcCAAGGAAGGGGTACTCTTCCTTAGGACGGAAGGAGACTTTTTAGCATGTACTAGTAGTCATTTTCCTACAAAATTGATTTTTTGATTAAATTCAATATAAGGGTAATATGCCCAAATAAAATTGGTTAGATCTTCattattttaatcaacaaaCATTCATTAGTACGTTGAACTATTTTTCCTCTCTATTAATATATTCAATCTGATTTTATCTCTTCACTCAACACATTAAATAACAATTTCTAAGTTCTCATATAAATGAAGAGTAAATGTTATGTGTAATATGAATCCTTTATGTCATTTTGGTATGTCGAtcaataggagtctcgtttctattctactataaatggtaagtatgtcACATATTTCATTcgcttattttattcatattttattataaaactaatgtatAAATATGATATtcacattttactaattttttcaacttaacctttttttatagtatttcttaaaactcacaGCAAAAAAGAGATTTTTAATTATGGACGGAAAGAGCATTCATAAAGCTTGTTTAAGATTATTGACTCAAATAAATTCCAAacctatatataaaaataatattctctccgtctcatagtagatgttgcactttcctttttagtttgtcccacaaaagatgtcacatttccttttttagaaaaagttctttctcacattaatataaacatattattttctattttaacttaaaatacaaaacaacacctcctaaaatctcgtgtcaatcCCCAAATGTGAATCTACTATGGGATGgggggagtatttattttatttgatttaataataAACAAGTAAATAACGTTTTCAAATGCTCCGTATTCAATTCGCTAGGAGTAGCTGCACCCCAAATAATGTATACCTACCCCAAAAATGAATGCCTAATAACAGCCTAAAAGTAGATATTTtggaaaatttatttattagctTTTGCCagaattattaattaatcaatattagTACCTTTTTTATTGAGAAATATTTACTCTTTTAAGGAGTATTAACTTTTTGGCTTTAGAAAATCAGTATTTGCAGAGATTATTAGCTTTTGCCAGAATTAGGGgtggcacggtacggtataccgcaccgAAAATTGAGGTatgagaaaatgtcatacctataccttaccgaatttttcggtatgccgcggtataccgaaaaattcggtatgtcaatatttgaaaacctttaccttaccgacattgcggtataccgtaccgtattgcggtataccgcggtataccgcaaatcatacttgtttgatttataaataataaatatattaaatattataattttataaataataaatatattaaatatatataattattaacggtatataccgcaaaattacggtatataccgcaattttgCAGTATATACAGTAATTGCGGTATAatgcggtatgatgcggtatatGCAAAATTCATACCTTTGCCGTACCTTAATCtaacggtaaggtatcataccgtaccgaaaaatgcggtataccaaaaatgcggtattttcggtacggtaagtgcggtatttcggtatattttgccAGCCCTAGCCAGAATAGTGAATTGATAAGTTTCACTTTTCCTTTATCGAGAAATATTTACTcttttaaatattactccctccgtcccctaataggagtcgttgtttgaccgggcacgagttttaagaaatgtaaagaaaagttggttgaaaaagttagtggaatgtgagacccatttttttatattgattttataataaaatgtgagtggagtgagttagtggaatgtgggacctactaccatttatggtaaaaatgaagagtgactcttaatgggggacggcccaaaaaggaaattaacgactcttattcggggacggatggagtaactttttctttaaaaatacacttttttttcTAGAAATCTAGTCAGGACAGAAGATTCTCAAACTGCGGccacacatattttctcaaCCTGTTCACCACAGCCTAAAATTCCTTATCACCttgtcttcttttttttccttttcgttttctttttctttttattccttttatttaagaaaaagcttttaaaattcaattactatTTTAAGGTTATCAACCTTTCAGATCGATATATAGATTTGTATATATAGTCATTTTCAAGTTTCAACCGTGAAATTACTAATTAGCATATGGAATATTGTAAGTTTAGACATGTTTAGTTTTCAATTATTAGGTTTTTAATCCATGCTATTATGGATTACAATCGGGATATACCCTACTTTTTGGTTTGCGTGTTCATTTGTTTGGCCTCAAGGCTCACactattaatttcattttagtGAGTTAACAAATACTAGGATTTTTATACATGGAATAAAAATGTTTCGGTTAATTACactataaatttttaatactcaattaattattaaaaagttCAGTTAATTATAGAAAGAACAAATCAACTAGTTAAGATGTCATTATAAAAGTAATTTTCTTCTGCAAAAGTCATCATATTGTTTTGATAATTGGAATCCAATTAATACTGACACATATTTTTTGCAATAATTGCTTATATATTCCAATTCGGACTCACGTGTATAGTGATATTTTCGACATTAATGTTTAAAACTCGTTATAAAACAAATGTTTATTATAGGTCGAAATATAGCTACCACACTTGTACCAGTGCTCCCTCCCTTCCTTATTgatagagtcatttttttagtataaagtttaagaatagtatattaaatggatggtgaaaaaaataagagagaataaagtaaaaaaaaaagaattactttttgttaaaaatagaaatgactcaattaacttgaaactttcaaaatagaaaaatgactctattaacatggaatggacatggaacggagggaatacttTTTAGCAAAAGCGATTAAAACAATACAGAATCTACATGAACATAATATAAATACTCTGAGCCTACCCAAATTTATGACCAAACAATGGGTGCACTTGTTCAagccctaagagcatctccaataaccggcgtcaccaccgcgacgccgatttttcgcccacgccggtttgacgccgaaccattggaaccggcgtgggcgaaatcggcgtcgccatgccgatttccgcgctgacgccggttccgacgccgatcctcacgggcgccattgtgcgtcccggatcggcgccaaaccggcgtcggatttaaatttttttttttttttcgaaaacactatatatacgcgcgttgaacctcattttcattcgcaccacttgttttaacgagtactctctctctaccttactttctgtacaagatcaataacgagcaatggagaacaactacgaaggtactccagttaatcccgggggatggtctcagactcccccgcctcccggtgtagggtctcagacgcccccgactcccggggcagggtctcatacttccccggctcctgggggaggtggttggcctccgatgagcgggtactacaccatgtacccgtggcagcatatgattctggggtgggcacccggcatgcagccccctatgcagatgatgccggggtgggcacccggcatgcagccaccggcgcaacagatgattcccccggcgcaggggacgcacgggggggacaacgcctatcggccgattttttatttttccaccggttcttcgcacacatcgaccccaacgaaTGCACAGTttacggagaccttctccttagcggacttgggttttgatattaacgaggtttcggaaactctcattcaaagccagggagtagggcggggtaagaagaagggcaaggcgaagaaggtcggcgagtcgtcgcagccccaagccgaaatccggggccggaggaagtggacagacgcggagaacgttgcgattgccaaggcgtgggtgagtgtctgcgacgatcctctggtttcgaacaac
This sequence is a window from Salvia splendens isolate huo1 chromosome 5, SspV2, whole genome shotgun sequence. Protein-coding genes within it:
- the LOC121803676 gene encoding receptor kinase-like protein Xa21; amino-acid sequence: MSYNGFNGSVPPSIFNISTLVELNLAFNKLSGELPPAMGSSLVNLELLYLNSNGFTGPFPSYIGNASKLSLIEIGNNSFTGVVPDFGNLRLLNTLILAGNHLTGESPGQDLSFVSSLQNCQYLGRLDFSLNKLNGIIPRSVGNLSASLQYFRASGCGIKGSIPPGFGNLSSLTAIELDSNELRGYLPIEIGKLQNLEALYLEINKLEGRIPSHLCHMTRLGDLYLSNNMLSGEVPSCLGEMTSLRRIFLDSNRFIRSLPNLWKLIDLWSLNFSNNMLTGQIPPEIQNIKVLVDLDLSSNQFSGDIPSSLGEAESLETLSLAHNNLQGSIPPSLQNLRGLLSLNLSNNNLSGSIPSSLETLRYLKQFDVSRNRLEGEIPTGGCFSNMSASSFMQNSALCGVSRFEVPPCRGVRRGKQIKYVLVAVVFAAAAVAIWFVLRRRGNRVNEHNHEMSVVLAWRRVSYRELLEATDGFSQVNLLGRGSFGSVFKGILPPDGLTVAVKVFNEELEKSFSSFEVECEILSSVRHRNLVRVVSCCSNVDFKGLVLEFMPNGSLEKWLYSHNYCLDLQQRLNIAIDVAVALEYLHHGGLNPVVHCDLKPSNVMLDQDMTARVSDFGISKLFEQGEAVRHTVTLATVGYMAPEYGSEGKVSTKGDVYSYGILVLEMFTRKKPTDDMFNEEMRLKEWVSKAMEENAEIEAVAATGLLSREDEHLGAKVQCILSIFEVALGCLAMSPSERSNMKEVVISLNKVRHHFLEATTRLPRAGRARTT
- the LOC121802858 gene encoding probable LRR receptor-like serine/threonine-protein kinase At4g36180 yields the protein METTFIHFTYSDVILLQFYAYLFLLSANASTNLSTDAEALLAFKSRITSDPLDKITRNWSASASASASASASVCSWYGVSCGARRRVTALSLYNASLGGTVAPHLGNLSFLRSLDLGLNRFTGHLPRELSNLGLLQNIYLDFNNFTGDLPPWLGALTQLKEATLQNNSLGGVIPNLLNLSNLEKLDASYNAITGNIPKEIGNLSRFKSLDLKYNQLTGSIPSTIFNMSSLEMLDLSANNLSGKIVIHDLPRLEGLFLSLNQLFGLIPSRLFKCTSLQRLSLSRNQFNGSIPAGIASLTLLKNLYLGTNNLQGGIPPEIGNLSRLEILSMAQSSLIGEIPSFIFNMSSLKEIDLGYNSLSGRVPPTLNLPNLEVIFLNSNNLTGESLFGLLDCRKVRLLQLSENLLTGPMPKRVGNMSQLRFLFLNENKLTGMLS
- the LOC121803678 gene encoding 50S ribosomal protein L28, chloroplastic-like — translated: MATVTATLRPVMMSVPAAKSQHVSRISLKSSRLSSDIGFISSQLSGIKISTTAFETTPCTISAPFRPSLQPVARRICPFTGKKPNKANRVSHSNHRTIRRQFVNLQYKKIWWEAGKRFVKLRLSIKAIKTIEKNGLDAVAKKAGIDLSKM